The Rhipicephalus sanguineus isolate Rsan-2018 chromosome 7, BIME_Rsan_1.4, whole genome shotgun sequence genome includes a window with the following:
- the LOC119399235 gene encoding mucin-2-like: MASWWLLVLLSSQVILQQSPVDATFDIGLRWLRGESTLFTEFWNATTTGVTTATVVPRTTPLDVISTEEALGGRSTAIPTVDVVTTAPASTTTVATAATTLTTEQTTLTTETDASTTATTEVSVPGATPVSLDDLALQIGNVPDPVLHMVENRDGSHSFVVISGRDESSVTTTEATAAPGTTTLATEATTTPPPHTTLSGTTVPAAPNTTSPYLILLQYLRPFIFGRFGDASTTSSTEVTAVVTPAIPTHVPNSNPATTLPTTLPTPTKVPDLSTYPAEFRVTALSGSFTTQDPLSNATSTQTLPTNGEPSTRAAAFDATATQTPTPPNSYVSTTVDPGTSLAHTIASVAVSSDAAKAQTSLFSTTPVTSEPTTSVTTVTSQVTTDTEAPSTRSFSTPVTGTTVTSNVPAALDGATTEDPTATQTSAPGQLGSLVSRLIDEAVTDPTIGDLRRVTFAPWPPTAAPKTSGGDGGADEPKYRYFYDPTQVMQVL, translated from the exons ATGGCTTCGTGGTGGTTGCTCGTGTTGCTGTCGTCACAAGTGATCCTCCAGCAATCCCCCGTAGATGCAACGTTCGACATCGGCCTCCGGTGGCTGCGTGGCGAGAGCACTCTCTTCACCGAATTCTGGAACGCGACAACGACCGGCGTGACAACTGCAACCGTCGTTCCTCGGACAACGCCCCTGGACGTTATCAGCACCGAGGAGGCGTTGGGTGGAAGGAGTACCGCAATTCCCACCGTCGATGTGGTCACCACGGCTCCTGCCAGCACCACCACCGTCGCCACTGCTGCTACCACGTTGACCACTGAACAGACCACCTTGACAACGGAAACCGACGCAAGCACCACGGCAACTACCGAGGTCTCGGTGCCGGGCGCCACACCCGTGTCGCTGGATGACCTGGCGCTGCAGATCGGCAACGTGCCCGATCCGGTGCTGCATATGGTGGAAAACCGGGACGGATCGCACTCTTTCGTGGTCATCAGCGGACGCGACGAGTCAAGTGTAACCACTACGGAGGCCACTGCTGCGCCGGGTACCACTACACTTGCTACGGAAGCCACTACTACGCCGCCGCCTCATACGACATTATCTG GCACCACGGTTCCGGCCGCCCCCAACACCACTTCTCCGTACCTGATCCTGCTGCAGTACCTCCGGCCGTTCATCTTTGGCCGCTTTGGCGACGCTTCGACAACCAGCAGCACAGAGGTCACAGCAGTCGTCACTCCGGCAATTCCCACGCATGTCCCGAATTCCAATCCCGCCACTACACTTCCCACCACCTTGCCGACCCCAACAAAGGTCCCGGACCTCTCCACTTACCCAGCTGAATTTAGGGTCACCGCGCTTTCGGGCTCGTTCACTACCCAAGATCCTCTAAGCAACGCCACCTCCACCCAAACTCTGCCCACCAATGGCGAACCATCCACCCGCGCAGCTGCTTTCGACGCGACCGCAACACAGACTCCAACGCCTCCGAATTCCTACGTCTCCACCACCGTTGATCCCGGAACAAGCCTGGCCCACACCATCGCAAGTGTCGCAGTTTCGAGCGACGCCGCGAAGGCACAAACGTCTCTTTTCTCGACCACACCTGTTACCAGCGAGCCTACAACTTCCGTCACTACGGTTACCAGCCAAGTTACCACCGACACCGAGGCTCCAAGCACGCGTTCCTTCTCGACTCCCGTCACGGGTACCACGGTTACTAGCAATGTCCCCGCTGCACTTGACGGTGCAACCACTGAGGACCCCACGGCAACCCAGACTAGCGCACCAGGCCAGCTGGGTTCTCTGGTATCTCGTCTGATCGACGAGGCTGTGACCGACCCGACAATCGGCGACCTGCGTCGAGTCACCTTCGCGCCCTGGCCTCCAACGGCGGCGCCCAAGACCTCCGGCGGTGACGGTGGAGCCGACGAGCCCAAGTACCGCTATTTCTACGACCCAACGCAGGTCATGCAGGTCCTCTAG